AACAGAATTTCAGGCAGCTAGTAACATTAAAATACAACTCCACACATTTACCCATTAGTAGTTGAACTCTTGGTACTTTTGTGAGTACTGTTAAATTCTTACACCGCTGCCAACAGATTGCTTCCTCCACCACTGACTTTCATATCACATACTTagttaaaaatgcaaaaagaatAATGACAAAAAATCTCCCCCCTAACAACCAACCTTGCTGCGGGTCTGTTAAGGCCCAGCGGGATaaatctctcacacacagccacGGCGAGCTGTGATGTCTTAGCAGGAATGAAATGCTGAGAGGAGTCGTACTAGGAGCGAGGCCTCTGGGATGGAGAATACCTCAAGGTCTCCTCCACTGAGAGTGGGAGCTGCAGCCCTGCAGCTCTGCAATCTTCGCAATCAGGCAGTAATGCAAGCGGCGACTGTTTCAGATTATGCTCAGGAAATCCTCGGTGCTCTCTGCTCAAAACAATTTACCCTGACATGAGCCCAGAGAGAGCACTGAGGGGGGGTTGGGGACAAGAGAGCTGTCCTTACCAGATTCCTGCTCTCAGACCAccttatcattattattattgttattattattattattattattattacttctgTTGACCTCTGTAAGAGTAGGTGTGTCTGTTAATGCTCTGATTGTTTTCAGTGGTTACAGCTGTTTGCTTAATGCTAAAGTCCATgtatttggttttgttttcttttggatgCCATAAGTCACTAAACTTTAAGCTATTTTTTTTCGCATATGGGATGTTTGCTCatattttttctgaaaaaattgGGGCTGGTAAAGGTTGAACGGTGGCACTTTCTCATGGCCCGGAACCGACAGAGCAAACTCTCAGAGAGAGCAAAGAAAACACGGCAACAAAAAGCCAATGATCCGCAGCAActgggctaaaaaaaaaaaaaaaaaaaaaaaaaaaaaaaaaaaaaatacgcaaaaagaaaaaaaagaaggaagaaaaaaccctttCCTCCTGTAGCCAAACATTTATGATGGAGCAGAGGCGATTCTCAAAGGAGTCAAAGCTGGTTCCTGCGTATACACAACAGCCTCGTGACGGACAGCTGCTGATGTTGACTCACATTAGTGTTGAATTAAATTTCCCGTCATGACTCTCGGTTTATTGTTGAAAACCTGAGAACCCGTAGAACAGGATTTCATCCGtgctggaagggaaaaaaaggcgaCTTATAATAATTTCCGATTCATATCCCAGCAGTGCAGATTTGGAGATTTGTTTAGTTGTTGTGCAGTTGTTAGAGGACGGGCTCATTCAAGtccaaaaaaagataaataataaaaatctgtCTTATTAATGGCGTGCTTCCTTTGGTTTGCTTGGATTTATAAAAGCCAGTACCAGCTTTTCCCCCTCCTTTTTTCCCTCGCTAAATACACaaataacacagagacaaatgaattagttttgttttattggaaACTAATTACCATGACTCTAATGAAAACGTTACCTCTTAGTTTCCATAGCAGGAGGTCGctataatttttttgtttgttatcttTAACAAAATATCATAAATTAAGCAAACGGGCAGTCCAGTTAAGTGTTTCGTTAAGAGTTTCAGAAAGgtcctgtttgtgtgtttccatgTGCAGGAGATCAGAAAAGCTCCTGTCGTGGAGGGGGTATATGGGTTAAGCGCCTTAAGGAATTTAGTTCTAACCAAATTTAACGACAGACAAGTCAGTCTATATTATAAGATAGGCTACTATAGTGTTATTTCATACATGTATTTAATCTGATACACTTCtcagtctttttcttcttttttttcctgttttcttttatcAAATCTGATCGTCTGGCAGCCTCTTTAAGAGCCCAAATCCACAAGACTGGAGGTTAGAGGTCCCAACAAGGAGTCCTGCAGTTGGTGTGGGTGTCCGTGCATGCCGTGCACCGGCTGTGGGGCCCCCAGTCCGGACATGGGGTAAGCGGAGGCCCCGGGGTGGCTCATGTTGCCCTGAAGCAAAAGCGCTGAGTTCTGGTCGGGGCTCTGAGGTGGAGAAAACTCGTCCTCCGAGCTGGACATGAGAGACTTTCCTCCGTCTAGAGGGGACAGCTGGTTCTGTTTGTTGCCGCCTGCGTTGTTGTTTTCGCTGTTCTCCCTGGAAATGACAACAACGGGGAATTTAGAGAAAAATGCTCTCAGTTTAGTAGATGACATTAGATCAGCGAGGCGGGCCTTGAGGAAACGTCCTTATTAGATTGTAAACGTGGATGGATATTGCGCACAAACTGCAGCGTTTTTGCTAACAACGAAAATTGTCCTTTGTGAGAgagaaatgataaaaaaaaatatatattattattattcgcCTTCTTATTGTTTTCCTGAATTTTAATTTTACCTTATATTGTCTACAtttgctgatgtgtttgtttaAAGTAAAAGTCGTGTGTTAGATGCATTTATATCCCCATGTAACCTAATTTAACCTCACAGCCTAACATATTTCAAATTTCCATGTGTCTCAAAAAAAGTGTCCATATTATTTtatcatgatttaaaaaaaaaaagaaaagaaaagaaaagaaaagaaataaaaaaagaagtcacGTTGATGGACTTCAAATTGTTTTGGATTACAATTCGAGTCGAGACAAGTCAGGCGTTTTTGAAGTGAGTTCAGCATTTGACAACATCTCGCTGCTGTTTAACACCTTCACTGTTATCAGGACAGATCTGATGTGGAAACGTGAACACGTCCTAAAATACTCAGTGCGTGGACTATTTGAATGAGGTGTTTCGCATGAGAAGGatttatatttttctctttacttCAGGATTACTTCAGGGCCACCGTGTCAGAGCGCTGTCACCGATTCATTTATATTCTCGCTGCTTGAAGCTTACTTACAAAAGCATTTTTATCAAAGAATAATTTGCTcttgaaacatgttttttttttttttttttttaaatctaaacacATTCTGCCGTAAAGTGAGACAGCAGCGAGGCTGTGACAGTTTCACGTACCTCTCCTTCGCCTCTGCGGCTCTGTCTCTCTGCCGTCTGTTTTTGAACCAGTTGCTGACCTGCGTGGTGGTCAGTCCTGTGGCCTCGGCCAGCTCCCTTTTTTCCCGCGGGGACGGGTATGGGTTGTGCGTGTACCACTCTCTCAGCACCCCCCTGGATTTCTCCTTAAAGCAGTAGCTGGTCTCCTCGCCGTCCCATATCGTGCGGGGCAGCGGGAATTTCCTCCGTACCCGGTACTTCCCTACAGCTCCGAGCGGCCGGCCCCGCAGCTTCTCCGCCTCCACGTAGTGCGCCTTGAGCCAGAGCTGCTGCAGCTTCGGGTGGTTGTGCGGGGAAAACTGGTGGCTCTCCAGGATCTTATAAAGCTCTCTGAAGTTCCCCCGATGGAAGGCCACCACCGCCTTGGCTTTGAGGACGCTCTCGTTCTTGTGGAGGTGATCACAAGCGGGCAGCGACCACAGGAAGCGGCCGAGCCTCTCCAGGTTTCCACCCTGCTGCAGCACCTCGCAAACGCACGCCACTTGCTCCTGTGTAAACCCGAAGGACGGTAATATAGACATGATGTCCGAGGCTCAGTCCTCTGCGCTGTTATCCAAAAAGAAGCGGTAGCTGTCGTtggctttatttatatttgtttaattgtGAGTCGTCGCGGTGCAATCCAGCGCAATCCGACCGCGCTGCACGGGCCTAGAAGCTATCCACTCCACTCCAGCCCCTGATGCGCGCAGCAGATTGGGATGTTGATTGTTGGGACAATTTGTTCCTGTTGGAGATATGTCAGGCTTAAAGGGAGCCTCTGCGTTTCGGTGATTGGCTCTCCTTCTGCCCTGCACCCTGTACAGCAGAGCAGGACTGAGTTTGCAGCTCCGTTTCCTCCCCAGAGGCAGTGCGTCAGGGGCTGAAATAGGAGCGCTCCCACCTCCCGCCCCCACAGTCCCTCTCCCGCTTCATCCGAGGGAGCAGAGCAGCACCTAAACACTAATCAATTATTACAGACCTCTTAAAAGTCGCATTAACGTGTTCTGAATGGAGGCTACATCTTCTTTAAACGGTGACTATGGACGGCAGACCTTCCCGCGtgggacaaaaaacaaaaccacagaatGCTCTCCCTCCACACGTTATCAGTAATCATAGTCAGTGGAGGGTGaacccacaaaaacacagagcttTTGGTTTTTGAAGACAGGTTTATGCTCGATTAAAACAGAGATTGTAGTCTGCTTTTATAAACAAATAGTTTTAGGTAGAAACCCAGaagatttttttctgaaatttaTGTTGTTTTAACCAATcccaagttttcttttttctttttttttctttttctttttcttttttttatttaccatCACTGTGTGTTGTGGACCACCATAATTACATGCAGGCTggacatttttgcttcacccTCACCTTTGATagcctattaattaacaaaAGCTGTTTATTTTATGAGGTGATATAATTTAATAAGTTCCTATGATAGCTGGGTCCATTACGCGCCATTACGAACTTCTTTTATACGAGGAACCAACACTACCTGCCAAACGTGTTATGGCCCATAGACCACCAGTAGGAAAACAGCCACttaagggtgtgtgtgtgtgtgtgtgtgtgtgtgtgtgcgtgcgtgtgtgtgtgtgtgtgtgtgtgtgtgtgtgagtaagagggaaagagagagaggttgTTAAAATATCATAGTGGACCTTTGCAATTTGCCTAACATCCTCAcaactaataataatacataaacACTTAATACACACTttataaaactgaaataaaataaaataaattccatCCTGCTGGTGACAAACATTTTGCTGATCCACGTGAatcttaatattaatattatagcCGATctggacaaataaataaaagatgccaCTCTTTTGCTTCATTCTCCTTTCTGCATCATCACGGGGTTTCTGGAGAGACCCCTTCAGTCTGCAGCCtatacatttatatttcaaGGATTAGACGGGCACCGCACTGGCTCCAGTGTTTTCTGCGGGGTGAAACTCTAAACCAATCCATTAGTAAATGAGTTCACTGCGACACTGGTCCTCGGTGGTGCAGTTGTTGGTTTGAGCTATATAGATCACATTTCTTTATCTACACCAGAGTCTGAAACTTAAACCCCCCTTTCAATATGTTATATGGGGCGGGATTGAATTATAATATATAGAAAATTTAACCAAAAACAATTTCACAGAaaacgtttttgtttttgaagaccTTAGATCTCGCTAAGGCATATTTTTTGTGATAAAGATTTAATGCTTTGAACTCGTTTTAGTGCTGTCATACTCAGCAAAATGCACTTCTAAAGACTTTCACTCTGGACCAAGGCTGTAAATCACGCTGTAAGATTTTACGGGCAAACGTGTGAAAAACAAAACGTCTCAATATTCAGAAATATGGGCGAATGTCCAGgctattaaataataaaaacagaaaatgaattcAAAACTGCGGGATAAACATCCACGTGATCGCTTCAGTGCTGGCTATGCTGCTATTTGAACTCGCTGAAAGGACAGGCCCTTGAAATGCAGCATCTCATTTTCGAGGTCATAAAGACGAGAATTTAATTTGTGTTCTATATTAAATGGAAACactgcagaaaaacaaataatttatgACATTTGAAACGAATTGTtttgcgtgtattcattaattTGAAGTACTTTCCTCTTGAAGGACCGCTGTCTCACCATTCTCAAATTATAGCTACTGAAAGAAATATCCCTATAcattattgtttaaaaaatagaaaacattcAAATGTCCACTTTttctcacacatgcacagttaAAAGCCTAAAACCTCAATCTGATTCAAATGTAACTAATGCTGTGGGATTTATAATGTGGAACAAGAGTAAAAGCGGATACCctatgcaaaaaaacaaacaaaaaaaacccctctgaAGTAGGTGGACACGGGACTAGGCTGGGGTGTAAGCAGCACTCGGGCTGTGTAAAACCCTCAGTGCTTCAGTAAATGAGCTGTCTGATGAGCGGCTCTCGGGTTTCTCTAATATTTCTACCACATTGCGCCGCGCCTCCTCCTTTAACCCGAGCAGCCCGGGGGGCGAGATTATTTCAAGATGTGGACTCTCCCCCTCTGCCACGGCCAGTGCTGGTCTGCTCATACCCCGACAAGGAGTTAATGCAGTACTCGGGTAGGCTATCAGTCGTTAGGCCTATTCGTTCCAGGGAGCAGGGATTCCTCATTCtgtactttttttccctttttctcccCACGCTGTCTCATTCGTCCTTTATTAACTTATAAACCCCGTCTCCCTCCCTGTGTGCTGCTGAAATCCAGCACCGATTTCACAGAAAAAATTTAAAtcaactttttttccccttctcccCCCTTCTCTCATTAATCTGGGGTTTATGCGTAAAAGGGGCCGTTGATCTGAGCTCTCTGAATTATGCTCTTCCAACTCCTTATTTGGACTAATTAGCCTTTTCACAGCAGCATACACCAGAGCATTTTGtgcaatattgattttaaaaaatacgtGAAA
Above is a window of Oreochromis niloticus isolate F11D_XX linkage group LG19, O_niloticus_UMD_NMBU, whole genome shotgun sequence DNA encoding:
- the LOC100704005 gene encoding homeobox protein six1b; its protein translation is MSILPSFGFTQEQVACVCEVLQQGGNLERLGRFLWSLPACDHLHKNESVLKAKAVVAFHRGNFRELYKILESHQFSPHNHPKLQQLWLKAHYVEAEKLRGRPLGAVGKYRVRRKFPLPRTIWDGEETSYCFKEKSRGVLREWYTHNPYPSPREKRELAEATGLTTTQVSNWFKNRRQRDRAAEAKERENSENNNAGGNKQNQLSPLDGGKSLMSSSEDEFSPPQSPDQNSALLLQGNMSHPGASAYPMSGLGAPQPVHGMHGHPHQLQDSLLGPLTSSLVDLGS